From Myxococcus guangdongensis, the proteins below share one genomic window:
- the tkt gene encoding transketolase: MTTDTQDLLSINTIRTLAMDAVQQAHSGHPGAPMSLAPVAYQLWQQELRYDPSHPIWPDRDRFILSNGHASMLLYALLHLAGVKRVTRDYKVEDTLSVSLEDIQKFRQLDSSTPGHPEYRWTSGVETTTGPLGQGVANSVGMAIASRWMGEHFNKPGFDMFTHDVYAICGDGDLMEGVASEAASIAGHLKLSNLCWLYDSNHISIDGSTDLAFTEDVGKRFEGYGWRVIHVPDANDLTVLGEALHTFKTLRNNQPTLIVVTTQIAYGAPKLQGSSKAHGEPLGDEEIKGTKRNYGWPEDAKFLVPDGVRERFQQRVGARGKQLREAWDARFVEYQKQFPELADELTRMQRRETPKGWDSELPTFPADAKGMATRESSGKVLNAVAKNYPWLVGGSADLNPSTKTYITTSESMKPGEYKGRNIHFGVREHAMGSIVNGLCLSKVRGYGATFLIFSEYERPAIRLSSLMELPALHIFTHDSIGLGEDGPTHQPVEQLASLRAIPGLIVLRPGDANEVTEAWRVIGQQKSHPVVLVLTRQAVPTLDRSKYGAASGVAKGGYVLADAAGGKPEVVLIGTGSEVQLCLDAHDKLTAEGIASRVVSLPSWELFEQQSQEYRDSVLPPGVRARVAVEKGAAFGWERWVGFQGGIVAMRSFGASAPIKALQQKFGFTVDNVVKVAKDTLAKNKA, from the coding sequence ATGACCACCGATACGCAGGACCTGCTGAGCATCAACACCATCCGCACCCTGGCCATGGATGCGGTCCAGCAAGCCCACTCGGGTCACCCGGGGGCCCCCATGTCCCTGGCCCCCGTCGCCTACCAGCTCTGGCAACAGGAGCTCCGGTACGACCCGTCCCACCCCATCTGGCCGGACCGCGACCGCTTCATCCTCTCCAACGGCCACGCGTCCATGCTCCTGTACGCCCTGCTCCACCTGGCCGGCGTCAAGCGCGTCACCCGCGACTACAAGGTCGAGGACACCCTCAGCGTCTCGCTCGAGGACATCCAGAAGTTCCGCCAGCTCGACTCGTCCACCCCCGGCCACCCCGAATACCGGTGGACCAGCGGCGTGGAGACCACCACCGGCCCCCTGGGCCAGGGCGTCGCCAACAGCGTGGGCATGGCCATCGCCAGCCGCTGGATGGGCGAGCACTTCAACAAGCCCGGCTTCGACATGTTCACCCATGACGTCTACGCCATCTGCGGCGACGGAGACCTCATGGAAGGTGTCGCCTCGGAGGCCGCGTCCATCGCCGGCCACCTCAAGCTCTCCAACCTCTGCTGGCTCTACGACTCCAACCACATCTCCATCGACGGCAGCACCGACCTCGCCTTCACCGAGGACGTGGGCAAGCGCTTCGAGGGCTACGGCTGGCGCGTCATCCACGTCCCCGACGCCAATGACCTCACCGTCCTGGGTGAGGCGCTCCACACCTTCAAGACGCTGCGCAACAACCAGCCCACCCTCATCGTCGTCACCACCCAGATTGCCTACGGCGCCCCCAAGCTCCAGGGCTCCTCCAAGGCCCACGGCGAGCCGCTCGGGGACGAGGAGATCAAGGGCACCAAGCGCAACTACGGCTGGCCCGAGGACGCGAAGTTCCTGGTCCCCGACGGCGTGCGCGAGCGCTTCCAGCAGCGCGTGGGCGCCCGCGGCAAGCAGCTGCGCGAGGCGTGGGACGCGCGCTTCGTCGAGTACCAGAAGCAGTTCCCCGAGCTCGCCGATGAGCTGACGCGCATGCAGCGCCGTGAGACGCCCAAGGGCTGGGACTCCGAGCTGCCGACGTTCCCCGCCGACGCCAAGGGCATGGCCACCCGCGAGTCCAGCGGCAAGGTGCTCAACGCCGTCGCCAAGAACTACCCGTGGCTGGTGGGCGGCTCGGCCGACCTGAACCCGTCCACGAAGACGTACATCACCACGTCCGAGTCCATGAAGCCCGGCGAGTACAAGGGCCGCAACATCCACTTCGGCGTGCGCGAGCACGCGATGGGCTCCATCGTCAACGGCCTGTGCCTCAGCAAGGTGCGCGGCTACGGCGCCACGTTCCTCATCTTCAGTGAGTACGAGCGCCCCGCCATCCGCCTGTCCTCCCTGATGGAGCTGCCCGCGCTCCACATCTTCACCCACGACTCCATCGGCCTGGGCGAGGACGGCCCCACCCACCAGCCCGTGGAGCAGCTGGCCAGCCTGCGCGCGATTCCCGGCCTCATCGTCCTGCGCCCCGGCGACGCCAACGAGGTCACCGAGGCGTGGCGGGTCATCGGCCAGCAGAAGAGCCACCCCGTGGTGCTGGTGCTCACGCGCCAGGCGGTGCCCACGCTGGACCGCTCGAAGTACGGCGCGGCCTCCGGTGTGGCCAAGGGCGGCTACGTGCTGGCGGACGCGGCGGGCGGCAAGCCGGAGGTGGTGCTCATCGGCACGGGCAGCGAGGTGCAGCTGTGCCTGGACGCGCACGACAAGCTCACCGCCGAGGGCATCGCCTCGCGCGTGGTGAGCCTGCCGTCGTGGGAGCTGTTCGAGCAGCAGTCGCAGGAGTACCGCGACAGCGTGCTGCCGCCGGGCGTGCGCGCCCGCGTCGCCGTGGAGAAGGGCGCCGCCTTCGGGTGGGAGCGCTGGGTGGGCTTCCAGGGCGGCATCGTCGCCATGCGCAGCTTCGGCGCGTCCGCGCCCATCAAGGCGCTCCAGCAGAAGTTCGGATTCACCGTGGACAACGTGGTGAAGGTGGCCAAGGACACGCTCGCCAAGAACAAGGCGTGA
- a CDS encoding vWA domain-containing protein produces the protein MFLPFFYELRRRGVKVGAQEALALAGALKAGLHDSSLDGFYHVGRALLVHSETQLDAFDQAFLAHFQGVETAGLELTQELMQWLEDARERPQLTPEEQALLEALDPEEIRRLFEERLREQKERHDGGNRWIGTGGTSPFGNNGFSRGGMRVGGKAGGKQGMALMQAGARKYAGYRDDLVLDTRQLAVALRKLRAFAREGVAEELDVDESISATARNAGELEVVTRPPRRPNTRVVLAMDVGGSMDPYAATMSRLFSVASQATHFKELRTYYFHNCVYGKLYATPQLTGGMTVPELVAQVGRHHKLIMVGDASMAPYELGIRTDAEGRYKADGLEGLTWLMQLAQHFERNVWLNPEPMGAWRTGSIATIARVFPMFSLTVEGLGEAVAHLTRGRTVKGAMARR, from the coding sequence ATGTTCCTGCCATTCTTCTACGAGCTGCGGCGACGAGGCGTGAAGGTGGGCGCGCAGGAGGCGCTCGCCCTGGCCGGCGCGCTGAAGGCGGGGCTCCACGACAGCAGCCTCGACGGCTTCTACCACGTGGGCCGCGCGCTCCTCGTGCACTCGGAGACGCAGCTGGATGCGTTCGACCAGGCGTTCCTCGCGCACTTCCAGGGCGTGGAGACCGCGGGCCTGGAGCTGACACAGGAGCTGATGCAGTGGCTGGAGGACGCGCGCGAGCGGCCCCAGCTCACGCCCGAGGAGCAGGCGCTGCTCGAGGCGCTGGACCCGGAGGAGATCCGCCGCCTGTTCGAGGAGCGCTTGCGCGAGCAGAAGGAGCGCCACGACGGCGGCAACCGGTGGATTGGCACCGGGGGCACGTCGCCGTTCGGCAACAACGGGTTCTCGCGCGGCGGCATGCGCGTGGGCGGCAAGGCCGGCGGCAAGCAGGGCATGGCGCTGATGCAGGCGGGGGCTCGCAAGTACGCGGGCTACCGCGATGACCTGGTGCTCGACACGCGGCAGCTGGCCGTGGCGCTGCGCAAGCTGCGCGCGTTCGCTCGCGAGGGCGTGGCCGAAGAGCTGGACGTGGACGAGAGCATCTCCGCCACCGCGCGCAACGCGGGCGAGCTGGAGGTGGTGACGCGTCCTCCGCGCAGGCCCAACACGCGCGTGGTGCTGGCGATGGACGTGGGCGGCTCCATGGACCCGTACGCGGCCACCATGAGCCGGCTGTTCTCCGTGGCCAGCCAGGCGACGCACTTCAAGGAACTGCGAACGTATTACTTCCACAACTGCGTCTACGGAAAGCTCTACGCCACGCCCCAGCTCACCGGCGGCATGACGGTGCCGGAGCTGGTGGCGCAGGTGGGCAGACATCACAAGCTCATCATGGTGGGCGATGCCTCCATGGCCCCGTATGAGCTGGGCATCCGCACGGACGCGGAGGGGCGATACAAGGCGGACGGACTGGAAGGGCTGACGTGGCTGATGCAGCTGGCCCAGCACTTCGAGCGCAATGTGTGGCTCAACCCCGAGCCCATGGGCGCGTGGCGCACGGGCTCCATCGCCACCATCGCGCGCGTCTTCCCGATGTTCTCCCTCACCGTGGAGGGACTGGGTGAGGCCGTGGCCCATTTGACGCGGGGTCGCACGGTGAAGGGCGCGATGGCGCGGCGGTAG
- a CDS encoding AAA family ATPase, producing the protein MTLAPPPVRFRGTDSYLTHEGLQAAVNCALTLQRPLLVKGEPGTGKTLLAEAIAEALGLKLLTWHVKSTTRAQDGLYVYDTVQRLYDSRFGDGDVKDIRRYIRMGPLGEAFASPERVVLLIDEVDKADLEFPNDLLHELDRMRFRVTETNDEVAAKHRPIVVITSNNEKELPDAFLRRCVFHFIDFPDAELMRRIVDVHHPGLDTALAEQALKVFYELRALSRLRKRPSTSELIDWITVLKAQGVTDLKLDEQLPFLGALLKKEQDLVSVAEAFGRGRRTRA; encoded by the coding sequence ATGACTTTGGCCCCTCCTCCCGTCCGCTTCCGAGGCACCGACTCCTACCTCACCCACGAGGGCCTGCAGGCCGCCGTCAATTGTGCCCTCACGCTCCAGCGCCCCCTGTTGGTGAAGGGTGAGCCGGGTACCGGCAAGACGCTCCTCGCGGAGGCCATCGCCGAGGCCCTGGGACTGAAGCTGCTCACCTGGCACGTCAAGAGCACCACGCGCGCACAGGACGGCCTGTACGTCTACGACACCGTGCAGCGCCTGTATGACTCGCGCTTCGGTGACGGCGACGTGAAGGACATCCGGCGATACATCCGCATGGGCCCCCTGGGCGAGGCCTTCGCGTCCCCCGAGCGCGTCGTGCTGCTCATCGACGAGGTCGACAAGGCGGACCTGGAGTTCCCCAATGACTTGCTCCACGAGCTGGACCGGATGCGCTTCCGCGTCACCGAGACCAACGACGAGGTGGCCGCGAAGCACCGCCCCATCGTGGTGATTACGTCCAACAACGAGAAGGAGCTGCCGGACGCGTTCCTGCGCCGGTGCGTGTTCCACTTCATCGACTTCCCGGACGCGGAGCTCATGCGCCGCATCGTCGACGTGCACCACCCGGGGCTCGACACCGCGCTCGCGGAGCAGGCCCTCAAGGTGTTCTACGAGCTGCGCGCCCTCTCCCGCCTGCGCAAGCGGCCCTCCACCAGCGAGCTCATCGACTGGATTACCGTGCTCAAGGCGCAGGGCGTGACGGACTTGAAGCTGGATGAGCAGCTTCCGTTCCTCGGGGCGCTCCTGAAGAAGGAGCAGGACCTGGTCTCCGTGGCGGAGGCCTTCGGGCGCGGCCGGCGCACGCGCGCCTGA